The Bifidobacterium bifidum ATCC 29521 = JCM 1255 = DSM 20456 region CGCGGCAAGAGCCTTGAGGAGACGGTGACGCGATGCAACCTGGAGGCGGCCGAGGAGATCGCGCGCCAGCTGCGTCTGCGCGATATCGGCGGCATGGTCATGATCGATTTCGTCGACATGGTGATGCCCGCCAACCGCGATCTGGTGCTGCGGCGTCTGGTCGAATGCCTGGCGCGTGACCGCACCAAGCATCAGGTGGCGGAGGTCACGTCGCTGGGTCTGGTGCAGATGACGCGCAAGCGCATCGGCCAGGGCCTGGTCGAAGCGTTCTCCGAGGAGTGCCCGACCTGCCATGGCCGCGGGTTCATCTTGCATGACGAGCCGACCGTCAGCGCGGATTACGACGATCCGTATGCGCTCAAGGGTGGCGATCCGTTCATCAAGACCAACAAGCACGGCCGCGGTACGGATGTGCAGGTGCCGCAGGGCTCCTCGCCGGATATCAAGGCCAAGCTCGCGCAGATCGCCGCCGCGGCGGTCGCCGCGAACGGCACCGACGAGGATGAGTGACCCGACGCGCTGAATGAATCATGATTTCCGGTGTGTCAACCTGACACGCCGGAAATATGATTTGCGTTAGTACATGGGTCAGTGTAGATTAGATTGCTGGTGTCTGACCAGCGGCTTGCGTGCGTCAGGCAAGTAGCTTTTATAACACCATAGCAAGGAACGAAGCATGTACGCGATTGTGAAGGCCGGTGGCCATCAGGAAAAGGTCGAGGTCGGTGACGTGATTCTCGTCAACCGTCTTGAGGCGAAGAAAGGCGAGACCGTTGAATTCCCGGTCGCGCTGGTTGTGGATGGTGCCAAGGTGACGCTGGGCGCCAAGGATCTCGCCGCGGTGTCCGCCAAGGGTGAAGTCATTGACGACGAGGCCAAGGGCCCCAAGATCAACATCATGAAGTACAAGAACAAGACCGGCGTGACTCGTCGCAAGGGTCACCGTCAGAAGCTGACCGCCGTGAAGATCACGGCGATCGCCTGAGCCAATACAGGAAGGATCTGAATCATGGCACATAAGAAGGGTGCTTCCAGCTCGCGCAACGGTCGCGATTCGAAGCCTCAGTACCTCGGCGTCAAGAAGTTCGGCGGCGAAGCCGTCGTCGCCGGCAACATCATCATTCGTCAGCGTGGCACCAACTTCCACCCTGGCCAGAACGTCGGCATGGGCAAGGATCACACCCTGTTCGCGCTGACCGACGGCAGCGTGAAGTTCGGCGTCCGTCACGACCGCAAGGTCGTCGACGTCATCGCCGCCTGAGCGATACCGCATTAAGCGTCAAGCCGCATCCCACCTGGGTGCGGCTTTTTCGTTTGCCGCCCTAGCGCATTCCCGGCACGCTCGCACCGCACGGCGCATCCCCACAGAGCCGTCACGCCTGTGCCATGCGATGTCACGCCTCCCTCATCAGACACCACATCACTCTCCGAGGACCCCCCCCAACCTCCTCTGGTACACCGGTACATTACGGGTTGAAATAGCCGATTCCGGCAATTCCCCGTGTGAAATCGCCGTTTTCAGGCCCCAAAACGACCATTTGGCACGGGGAATTCCGGATAACGGCTATTTCAACCCGTGTTTTGGCGCATGGCGGCGCTTATCGGGGCTTGGAATGGTGTCGCTGCGATCACGGTCGGCCTTTCCGGGCTTAGACGGGTAGCGGAGGAACATGCCTGCTGGCCCACATGTGTGGGTTACGAGTGCGGCGCGCGCCCCGACATCACGCGTGTCATGGTTGTATGCCCATATCTCTGAGCTGCCGGACGATTCGTCCCGGATTGTCAAGATCCCTGTAGTACATGCGCACCATGCCGATCGCATACTGCGACATGCATTGCTGGCGTTTCCGTTCCTCATCCACTACTTCGCGAATTTCCCGGCCTGAAGTCATATGCGGATCCACATACTTGCGAACGCCATCGAATTCCCCGACGATTACCGAGCCGTCTTCACGCTTCCAGAGAAAATCACTGCGATGCTTACGACCGGGATGATCGAGACAGGGAAATTCCACCTGAATGTCGTCAGGAGGGCAGCCGGCATCATGCAACATGCCGCGGGCCTCGGATTCGCCGCCGTTCTCGGCACGCCGATCTGCAAGCGCGAACGCGCGCTCGACGGCGGCGCGGTTGCGTGAGTATTTCACGCTGGAGGGATACGCCCGGAGCACGGATTCGCTCACGAGGCCGTTGCGGAGCGCACAATCCGCTGGCCCGAGGGCGTAGCGCAGAGGCTGGCATGCCGCGAGGTCGAACAGTGTTTGCAGCAAGCTGATGACCTTCACTCCCTGAACCACGGTGATGTCCGGATGCGTGATCGCGTGATGCGATATGTGCCTGGTGTCCTGATGATGCGCGCCGGGGCTCGCGACGATGCAGATTGGGAATGCCAGCCGATAGGAGCAGTCGAGCCCGTGCATGATGGCGGCCGTGGGACCGCAGAACACCCAATCAGGATGTTGGATGGCGAGCGCTCGTACGATATGGCGAACCTGTTCATGCGGATCAAGCGATTCCCAATACGCGGGCTCTGCGTACAGGCCGCGGAAGACTCTCAGCACGGCGTCGGTCTTCACTCTCCTGCGTATTGCCTGTATGTCCGTGTTGGTGGAGGGAATGGCGCAGCGTCGCTCCTGCCGTGCAACGGCGAAAAGTCTGTCCAGCGAATGATGCGTCCCCATATGCCAAGTGTAGGGGGTCTGGGCTCGCGACATCTGCGAATTCGCGATGAGCCTATTCCGCCGGGAAATCCGGATGATGGCGGAGCATACGGTGGAGTGCAAGGCATCCATTCGATTGCGCATAGGCGGCGACGGCCCACATTCGCGCGTCATGTGCCGTGCCCTCTCATCATGTATCGTGTTTCGCGCGTCATGTGTTGTGCCCCCGTGCGTCCCCTCAGGTATCACGTCTCCCTTCTCAGGACCGCATCTCCCTCCCCCGGTACCGCGCCTCCCTCATCAGGTACCACATCACTCTCCGAGGAGCCACCCCACCCTCCTCTGGTACACCGGTACATTACGGGGTGAAATAGCCGTTATCCGGAATTCCCCGTGCCAAATGGTCGTTTTGGGGCCTGAAAACGGCGATTTCACACGGGGAATTGCCGGAATCGGCTATTTCAACCCGTAATTTGAGCACTTGTGAAGACCTCCGCACGGATTGGGGGGGGGCAGAGCGACCGGGGCTGCTCCGCTGCGGGCGGAGTGAGAGAACCTGGGGAGAACCGGGGGTCAAGGTAAGGTAGAGCGTTATGAGTGATTTTGTGGATAGAGTGACCGTTCATGTCAAGGGCGGCGACGGCGGCAATGGATCCGCCGGCATCAGGCGCGAGAAGTACAAGCCGTTGGCAGGCCCGAACGGCGGCAACGGCGGCAACGGTGGTTCCGTGGTGTTCGTGGCCGACACGAACGCCACCAGCCTGCTGGACTACCGGTTCATGCCGCATCGCAACGCCGGCGACGGCACGATGGGTCTGGGCGACGTCAAGGACGGCTCCAAGGGCGCCGACCTGATCCTGCCGGTGCCGCTCGGCACTGTGATCTTCGCCGCGGTCGGCGCTCAAGGCCGTCCCAAGCGTCCGGGCGAGCAGCTGGCTGATCTGCGCCATAACGGCGACAAGTTCGTCGCGGCTGCGGGCGGCGCGGGCGGTCTGGGCAACGCGGCGCTGGCCAACAAGACCCGCCGCGCTCCGGGTTTCGCTCTGCTGGGCGAACCGGGCGAGGAACGTGACGTGATCCTGGAGCTCAAATCCATCGCCGATGTAGCGCTGGTGGGCTTCCCGTCGGCCGGCAAGTCGAGCCTGATCGCCGCGATGAGCGCCGCCAAGCCGAAGATCGCCGACTACCCGTTCACCACGCTGGTGCCTAACCTGGGTGTCGTCGTCGCAGGCGACCACCGCTATACCATCGCCGACGTGCCCGGCCTGATTCCCGGCGCATCGCAGGGCAAGGGTCTGGGACTGGAGTTCCTGCGCCACATCGAGCGCACGGAAATCATCGCCCACGTCATCGACTGCGCGACGCTGGAGCCTGGCCGCGACCCGGTTTCCGACTACCATGCGCTGGAGCATGAGCTCGCCGAATACGCCGACAAGCTGGAACTGCCGCTGGGCGCCATCCCGATTCCGGAACGCCCGCGCATCATCGTGCTCAACAAGGTGGATGTGCCGGAGGCCAAGGAGCTCGCCGATTTCGTGCGCCCGGACTTCGAACGTATGGGATTGAAGGTGTTCGAGATCTCCACGGCTTCTCATGAGGGGCTGAAGGAGCTGAACTTTGCGCTGGCGGCCATGGTCGCCGA contains the following coding sequences:
- the rplU gene encoding 50S ribosomal protein L21, which encodes MYAIVKAGGHQEKVEVGDVILVNRLEAKKGETVEFPVALVVDGAKVTLGAKDLAAVSAKGEVIDDEAKGPKINIMKYKNKTGVTRRKGHRQKLTAVKITAIA
- the rpmA gene encoding 50S ribosomal protein L27 — translated: MAHKKGASSSRNGRDSKPQYLGVKKFGGEAVVAGNIIIRQRGTNFHPGQNVGMGKDHTLFALTDGSVKFGVRHDRKVVDVIAA
- a CDS encoding CTP synthase, whose protein sequence is MKTDAVLRVFRGLYAEPAYWESLDPHEQVRHIVRALAIQHPDWVFCGPTAAIMHGLDCSYRLAFPICIVASPGAHHQDTRHISHHAITHPDITVVQGVKVISLLQTLFDLAACQPLRYALGPADCALRNGLVSESVLRAYPSSVKYSRNRAAVERAFALADRRAENGGESEARGMLHDAGCPPDDIQVEFPCLDHPGRKHRSDFLWKREDGSVIVGEFDGVRKYVDPHMTSGREIREVVDEERKRQQCMSQYAIGMVRMYYRDLDNPGRIVRQLRDMGIQP
- the obgE gene encoding GTPase ObgE is translated as MSDFVDRVTVHVKGGDGGNGSAGIRREKYKPLAGPNGGNGGNGGSVVFVADTNATSLLDYRFMPHRNAGDGTMGLGDVKDGSKGADLILPVPLGTVIFAAVGAQGRPKRPGEQLADLRHNGDKFVAAAGGAGGLGNAALANKTRRAPGFALLGEPGEERDVILELKSIADVALVGFPSAGKSSLIAAMSAAKPKIADYPFTTLVPNLGVVVAGDHRYTIADVPGLIPGASQGKGLGLEFLRHIERTEIIAHVIDCATLEPGRDPVSDYHALEHELAEYADKLELPLGAIPIPERPRIIVLNKVDVPEAKELADFVRPDFERMGLKVFEISTASHEGLKELNFALAAMVADMRQEVASREQAEEEARVVINPLEDRSNRRRAAANGTADFAVARKEGDGGFWYEVTGAKPERWVVQTNFDNDEAVGYLADRLAKLGVEDELRRLGAKPGDEVRIGKGQRAVSFDWDPTIAAGAEMLDGAQLGARGRDLRLEDQAPGGRRRTNAERRRQYHEMMDAKAAVREAMMAERQAGHWADPSVDDDRHDEQSLFGRGEDGDENDGGLA